From one Gossypium hirsutum isolate 1008001.06 chromosome D08, Gossypium_hirsutum_v2.1, whole genome shotgun sequence genomic stretch:
- the LOC107949258 gene encoding putative pectate lyase 2, with protein sequence MNVIDKCWRGNPFWQSQRQQLAKCSVGFAGKMINNIGKDVVKYKVTDPSDDPLSPKPGTLRYGTTMIKGKVWITFKNSMTITLQRPLLLSSFTAIDGRGINVHITGVGCLLVYQVTDIIIHGLRIHHCKAQPPSTVMGPNAKVIPLGQMDGDAIRLVTARKVWIDHNTLYECQDGLLDVTRGSTNITISNNWFRNQDKVMLLGHDDGHLRDRNMKVTVIFNHFGPNCNQRMPRVRHGYAHVANNFYQGWEQYAIGGSMSPSIKSEANFFVASNDVGNKEVTWRKGEKGLWKFYSVGDVFKNGASFSKQTGVGGAKPNYNREQDFKVVGAGSVKELTSESGVLRCSRSLTC encoded by the exons ATGAATGTAATCGATAAATGTTGGAGAGGTAACCCTTTTTGGCAAAGTCAACGACAACAATTAGCCAAATGCTCTGTTGGTTTCGCCGGTAAAATGATCAACAACATCGGCAAAGATGTTGTGAAATACAAGGTCACCGATCCTTCTGATGACCCTTTAAGTCCTAAGCCAGGAACCCTTCGTTACGGAACCACAATGATCAAAGGCAAAGTATGGATCACATTCAAAAATAGCATGACCATTACACTCCAAAGACCACTTCTCTTAAGCAGCTTCACCGCCATCGACGGTCGTGGTATCAACGTCCACATAACCGGCGTCGGGTGCCTGCTAGTGTACCAAGTGACCGATATTATCATCCATGGTCTTCGCATACACCATTGCAAGGCCCAACCACCTAGCACCGTGATGGGTCCAAATGCGAAGGTGATCCCCTTAGGACAAATGGATGGAGACGCTATAAGATTGGTCACTGCAAGGAAAGTGTGGATTGATCATAACACATTGTATGAGTGCCAAGACGGTCTCCTCGACGTCACTCGTGGTTCTACAAACATTACCATATCGAATAATTGGTTCAGGAACCAAGACAAAGTCATGCTCCTTGGGCACGACGATGGTCATTTGAGAGACAGAAACATGAAGGTCACtgtcattttcaatcatttcggaCCTAACTGCAACCAAAGAATGCCAAG AGTTCGCCATGGATACGCGCATGTAGCTAACAATTTTTACCAAGGGTGGGAGCAATATGCCATAGGTGGAAGCATGAGCCCTAGCATCAAGAGCGAAGCCAATTTTTTCGTCGCTTCAAATGATGTTGGGAACAAAGAGGTAACATGGAGAAAAGGGGAAAAAGGTTTATGGAAATTTTATTCAGTAGGGGATGTTTTCAAAAATGGAGCATCTTTCAGTAAGCAAACAGGTGTAGGTGGGGCGAAGCCTAACTATAACCGAGAACAGGATTTTAAAGTTGTCGGTGCTGGATCTGTTAAAGAATTGACAAGTGAATCTGGTGTTTTAAGATGCTCCAGGAGTTTAACATGCTAA
- the LOC107948262 gene encoding xyloglucan endotransglucosylase/hydrolase protein 31, with protein MHKPVFITFFNIWSQYAFNHLVLFVSLLIVCSSLPSLFCLPFMAPIFSLFLSFVMLSWSIAQGQGPPSPGYSPSTSVRTVKFDQVFRNLWGPQHQRADQDSITIWLDKTSGSGFKSIQPYQSGYFGAAMKLQPGYTAGVITSFYLSNNEDHPGNHDEIDIEFLGTTPDELYTLQTNVYIKGSGDGNIIGREMKFHLWFDPTQDFHNYAALWTPSEIIFFVDDVPIRRYTRKSEATFPTRPMWVYGSIWDASTWATDNGRYKANYNYQPFVGRYTNFKISGCIAGGPASCRPPSVSPSDTGSLSQQQLAAMNWVQRNYLVYDYCQDPKRDHGQIPEC; from the exons ATGCACAAACCAGTTTTCATAACCTTCTTCAATATTTGGTCCCAATATGCATTTAatcatttagtcctttttgtttctCTACTGATAGTCTGTTCTTCTTTGCCTTCTCTTTTCTGTCTCCCGTTTATGGCTCCAATTttctctctgtttctttctttcgtCATGCTTTCATGGAGCATTGCTCAGGGACAGGGTCCACCTTCCCCAGGATACTCCCCCTCCACCAGTGTTCGTACTGTGAAATTTGATCAAGTTTTTAGAAATCTATGGGGTCCTCAGCATCAGAGAGCCGATCAGGATTCAATAACTATCTGGCTTGATAAAACCTCAG GAAGTGGTTTCAAGTCAATTCAGCCATACCAATCTGGTTACTTTGGTGCTGCCATGAAACTCCAACCTGGTTATACAGCAGGAGTCATTACATCTTTCTAC CTTTCAAACAACGAAGATCACCCCGGAAACCATGATGAAATTGATATTGAGTTCCTCGGAACAACACCAGATGAGCTCTACACTTTGCAGACTAATGTGTATATTAAAGGAAGTGGCGATGGAAATATAATTGGAAGGGAAATGAAATTTCATCTATGGTTTGATCCTACGCAAGACTTCCATAACTATGCTGCACTGTGGACCCCTAGTGAGATTAT ATTTTTCGTAGACGATGTGCCAATTAGGAGGTACACAAGGAAGAGTGAAGCCACATTTCCAACAAGACCGATGTGGGTGTATGGATCAATATGGGATGCATCAACTTGGGCCACCGATAATGGGAGATACAAAGCTAATTATAACTACCAACCCTTTGTTGGTAGGTATACAAACTTCAAAATCAGTGGCTGTATAGCCGGTGGCCCTGCGTCATGCCGCCCGCCCTCGGTCTCTCCATCCGACACTGGTAGCCTTAGTCAACAACAACTCGCGGCCATGAATTGGGTCCAAAGGAACTATTTGGTGTATGACTATTGCCAGGACCCTAAGAGGGATCATGGTCAGATACCCGAGTGCTAA
- the LOC107948259 gene encoding serine carboxypeptidase-like 48 isoform X2, with translation MASTFCQNLCLLSLFVLFSVFSAKPISHWKNQSPSSSQAKLQAEKLIRGLNLFPKDAINAGDNAPAVETSKIVEKQFRFPVLGEPGPSIQEFGHHAGYYKLPHAVSARMFYLFFESRNSKKDPVVIWLTGGPGCSSELALFYENGPFHLTKNLSLVWNDYGWDKASNILFVDQPTGTGFSYTSDENDLRHNETGVSNDLYDFLQEFFKQHPEYVENDFYITGESYAGHYIPAFAVRVHQGNKAKEGIHVNLKGFAIGNGLTDPEIQYQAYPDYALNTSIITQSDYVDIKKLVPSCVQAIKRCSKGGDACVDSFDTCNTLFDQILSIAGNINYYDIRKECEGELCYDFSAVETFLNQKTVRDALGVGNIDFVSCSTEVYDAMITNWMRNLQVGIPALLEDGIKVLIYAGEYDLICNWLGNSNWVHAMKWSGQKEFGAAPTVSFMVDGVEAGQLKSHGPLAFLKVHNAGHMVPMDQPKASLQMLQNWMQGKLASSKTAERLAPQ, from the exons ATGGCCTCTACTTTCTGtcaaaatctctgtttgctttctCTTTTTGTGCTCTTTTCAGTTTTCTCGGCTAAGCCTATTTCCCATTGGAAGAACCAATCTCCAAGTTCTAGCCAGGCAAAGTTACAGGCTGAAAAGCTCATAAGAGGACTTAATTTGTTCCCTAAAGATGCTATTAATGCTGGTGACAATGCCCCTGCAGTTGAGACCTCCAAGATTGTTGAAAAGCAATTCAGGTTCCCAGTGCTTGGGGAACCTGGGCCTTCCATTCAGGAGTTTGGTCACCATGCTGGGTACTATAAACTTCCACATGCTGTATCTGCAAG GATGTTTTACCTTTTCTTCGAATCACGGAACAGCAAGAAAGACCCTGTAGTGATTTGGTTGACTGGAGGTCCAGGGTGCAGCAGTGAATTGGCATTGTTTTATGAAAATGGTCCTTTCCATCTTACCAAAAACTTGTCGCTTGTATGGAATGACTATGGTTGGGACAAG GCATCGAACATTTTGTTTGTAGATCAGCCCACTGGAACCGGTTTCAGTTATACTTCAGACGAAAACGACCTTCGCCATAATGAAACTGGTGTCAGCAACGATTTGTATGACTTCTTGCAG GAATTTTTCAAGCAGCATCCTGAGTATGTTGAGAATGACTTCTACATAACCGGAGAATCTTATGCCGGGCACTATATTCCAGCTTTCGCTGTTCGAGTTCACCAGGGAAACAAGGCAAAAGAGGGAATTCATGTTAATCTCAAG GGTTTTGCAATCGGGAATGGACTAACAGATCCTGAAATCCAGTATCAAGCATACCCAGATTATGCTTTGAACACAAGTATAATTACACAATCTGATTATGTCGATATCAAAAAGTTGGTCCCTTCATGCGTGCAAGCAATCAAAAGAT GCTCTAAAGGTGGAGATGCTTGTGTGGATTCTTTTGATACCTGTAACACTTTATTTGATCAGATTCTGAGCATCGCTGGTAATATAAAT TACTATGATATTAGAAAGGAATGCGAAGGAGAATTGTGCTACGATTTCTCGGCAGTGGAGACGTTCCTCAATCAGAAAACAGTTCGGGATGCCTTAGGGGTCGGTAACATTGACTTTGTGTCATGCAGCACCGAAGTATACGATGCCATGATTACAAACTGGATGAGGAACTTACAAGTTGGCATTCCTGCTCTTCTAGAGGATGGTATAAAGGTGCTTATATATGCTGGAGAGTATGATCTTATATGCAACTGGCTTG GAAATTCAAACTGGGTTCATGCCATGAAATGGTCAGGACAGAAAGAGTTTGGGGCAGCTCCCACAGTTTCATTTATGGTTGATGGTGTAGAAGCTGGACAACTGAAAAGCCATGGCCCTCTCGCTTTCCTTAAG GTACATAATGCCGGTCACATGGTTCCAATGGATCAACCAAAAGCTTCATTACAAATGCTGCAGAACTGGATGCAGGGAAAGCTAGCATCATCCAAGACAGCAGAGAGACTTGCTCCCCAGTAA
- the LOC107948259 gene encoding serine carboxypeptidase-like 48 isoform X1, with product MASTFCQNLCLLSLFVLFSVFSAKPISHWKNQSPSSSQAKLQAEKLIRGLNLFPKDAINAGDNAPAVETSKIVEKQFRFPVLGEPGPSIQEFGHHAGYYKLPHAVSARMFYLFFESRNSKKDPVVIWLTGGPGCSSELALFYENGPFHLTKNLSLVWNDYGWDKASNILFVDQPTGTGFSYTSDENDLRHNETGVSNDLYDFLQEFFKQHPEYVENDFYITGESYAGHYIPAFAVRVHQGNKAKEGIHVNLKGFAIGNGLTDPEIQYQAYPDYALNTSIITQSDYVDIKKLVPSCVQAIKRCGSKGGDACVDSFDTCNTLFDQILSIAGNINYYDIRKECEGELCYDFSAVETFLNQKTVRDALGVGNIDFVSCSTEVYDAMITNWMRNLQVGIPALLEDGIKVLIYAGEYDLICNWLGNSNWVHAMKWSGQKEFGAAPTVSFMVDGVEAGQLKSHGPLAFLKVHNAGHMVPMDQPKASLQMLQNWMQGKLASSKTAERLAPQ from the exons ATGGCCTCTACTTTCTGtcaaaatctctgtttgctttctCTTTTTGTGCTCTTTTCAGTTTTCTCGGCTAAGCCTATTTCCCATTGGAAGAACCAATCTCCAAGTTCTAGCCAGGCAAAGTTACAGGCTGAAAAGCTCATAAGAGGACTTAATTTGTTCCCTAAAGATGCTATTAATGCTGGTGACAATGCCCCTGCAGTTGAGACCTCCAAGATTGTTGAAAAGCAATTCAGGTTCCCAGTGCTTGGGGAACCTGGGCCTTCCATTCAGGAGTTTGGTCACCATGCTGGGTACTATAAACTTCCACATGCTGTATCTGCAAG GATGTTTTACCTTTTCTTCGAATCACGGAACAGCAAGAAAGACCCTGTAGTGATTTGGTTGACTGGAGGTCCAGGGTGCAGCAGTGAATTGGCATTGTTTTATGAAAATGGTCCTTTCCATCTTACCAAAAACTTGTCGCTTGTATGGAATGACTATGGTTGGGACAAG GCATCGAACATTTTGTTTGTAGATCAGCCCACTGGAACCGGTTTCAGTTATACTTCAGACGAAAACGACCTTCGCCATAATGAAACTGGTGTCAGCAACGATTTGTATGACTTCTTGCAG GAATTTTTCAAGCAGCATCCTGAGTATGTTGAGAATGACTTCTACATAACCGGAGAATCTTATGCCGGGCACTATATTCCAGCTTTCGCTGTTCGAGTTCACCAGGGAAACAAGGCAAAAGAGGGAATTCATGTTAATCTCAAG GGTTTTGCAATCGGGAATGGACTAACAGATCCTGAAATCCAGTATCAAGCATACCCAGATTATGCTTTGAACACAAGTATAATTACACAATCTGATTATGTCGATATCAAAAAGTTGGTCCCTTCATGCGTGCAAGCAATCAAAAGATGTG GCTCTAAAGGTGGAGATGCTTGTGTGGATTCTTTTGATACCTGTAACACTTTATTTGATCAGATTCTGAGCATCGCTGGTAATATAAAT TACTATGATATTAGAAAGGAATGCGAAGGAGAATTGTGCTACGATTTCTCGGCAGTGGAGACGTTCCTCAATCAGAAAACAGTTCGGGATGCCTTAGGGGTCGGTAACATTGACTTTGTGTCATGCAGCACCGAAGTATACGATGCCATGATTACAAACTGGATGAGGAACTTACAAGTTGGCATTCCTGCTCTTCTAGAGGATGGTATAAAGGTGCTTATATATGCTGGAGAGTATGATCTTATATGCAACTGGCTTG GAAATTCAAACTGGGTTCATGCCATGAAATGGTCAGGACAGAAAGAGTTTGGGGCAGCTCCCACAGTTTCATTTATGGTTGATGGTGTAGAAGCTGGACAACTGAAAAGCCATGGCCCTCTCGCTTTCCTTAAG GTACATAATGCCGGTCACATGGTTCCAATGGATCAACCAAAAGCTTCATTACAAATGCTGCAGAACTGGATGCAGGGAAAGCTAGCATCATCCAAGACAGCAGAGAGACTTGCTCCCCAGTAA